From a region of the Drosophila virilis strain 15010-1051.87 chromosome 3, Dvir_AGI_RSII-ME, whole genome shotgun sequence genome:
- the LOC6622839 gene encoding ras-GEF domain-containing family member 1B, whose translation MSSSSNGGINSATNGRSGSTGSANISLNLKAKSGTTTTTTTNTTTTHKTLPDLKTQRSNSSVGSGIGIGVVAKTLATHRRDSSHVEKSLLPERSLSYGPPQQSKALGLSREPREGHLVYCEGKLHSGTLQSLIMHMVPTHDYYPEHGYLFAFLLSGRLFIRPYELLAQISSNWEQQQQQQAAGGGCDVVDDAVAQPPALSLHLNSASPLTQRKGAAAGGQELELEPKPQQRTLTQRSAQHCIRLLSEWIEIFPYDFRDERLMQQVRILARKCVYIDNSLGKQVSRILQLLVARLKALEQYEEFLQTLSNEAIEQQTQGQQQHQQQQQQLHHHQHHLHLHNPFQTFLGSSHVSASGHTTTNGTATSGGSASSGNSTNSGSNSASSTPQPDEVFGIMDLCPSCEHLAHQLTAIELERLSHIGPEEFVQAFAKDYQQAKCASATGNAPVDAAAAPGAVSGSLNDMKKTRNLESYVQWFNRLSYLTASEIVKYPKKKQRVRIIEYWIETARECFNIGNFNSLMAIIAGLNLAPIGRLKKTWSKVQSAKFSVLEHQMDPTSNFNSYRSTLKAAMWRSEGATEERERIIIPFFSLFVKDLYFLNEGCSNRLPNNHINFEKCSQLAKQVMEFNEWKKVTCPFEKLPNVIAYLQHSAVLNENTLSIASFECEPPENTEEKDRYKTVKAETKQQLMQQLQEQQQQQQHQ comes from the exons ATGTCGTCGTCGAGCAACGGCGGCATCAATAGTGCCACAAATGGCCGCAGTGGCAGCACTGGCAGCGCCAATATAAGCCTCAATCTGAAGGCCAAATcgggaacaacaacaacaacaacaacaaacacgacAACGACACACAAGACTTTGCCGGATCTGAAGACGCAacggagcaacagcagcgtcggcagcggcatcggcatcggagTCGTGGCCAAAACCTTGGCCACACATCGACGCGACAGCTCGCATGTGGAGAAGTCTCTGCTGCCGGAGCGGTCGCTCAGCTATGGGCCACCGCAGCAGAGCAAGGCGCTCGGGCTGAGCAGGGAACCCAGGGAGGGACATCTGGTCTACTGTGAGGGTAAGCTGCATTCGGGCACGCTGCAGTCCCTCATCATGCACATGGTGCCCACGCATGACTACTATCCGGAGCACGGTTATCTATTTGCGTTTCTGTTAAGCGGACGCTTGTTCATACGGCCATACGAGCTGCTCGCGCAGATCTCTAGCAActgggagcagcagcagcaacagcaggcagcCGGCGGCGGCTGCGATGTGGTCGATGATGCAGTGGCTCAGCCGCCTGCGCTATCGCTGCACTTGAACTCCGCCTCGCCGCTGACACAGCGCAAGGGCGCAGCGGCTGGCGGCCAggagctggaactggaaccGAAGCCGCAGCAGCGCACATTGACGCAACGTTCGGCGCAGCATTGCATACGTTTGCTATCCGAGTGGATTGAGATCTTTCCATATGACTTTCGGGATGAGCGCCTTATGCAGCAGGTGCGCATACTGGCCAGAAAATGTGTCTACATTGACAACTCGCTGGGCAAGCAGGTGTCGCGCATATTGCAGCTGCTCGTCGCACGCCTGAAGGCTCTGGAGCAGTACGAGGAATTTCTGCAGACGCTCAGCAACGAGGCTATCGAACAGCAGACCCaaggccagcagcagcatcagcagcagcaacaacaactacatcatcatcagcatcatctgCATTTGCATAATCCGTTTCAAACGTTTCTGGGCAGCTCCCATGTTTCGGCGAGTGGCCACACAACAACGAATGGAACTGCAACGAGCGGCGGCTCCGCGAGCAGCGGCAATTCCACAAATAGTGGCAGCAACTCCGCCTCCAGCACTCCGCAGCCAGACGAGGTATTTGGCATTATGGATCTTTGTCCCAGCTGCGAGCACTTGGCCCATCAGCTAACGGCCATCGAATTGGAGCGTCTGTCGCATATTGGACCCGAGGAGTTTGTGCAGGCCTTTGCCAAGGATTATCAGCAGGCCAAATGCGCATCAGCCACGGGCAACGCGCCCGTCGATGCGGCCGCGGCCCCGGGTGCGGTAAGCGGCTCCTTGAACGATATGAAGAAGACACGCAATTTGGAATCGTATGTGCAGTGGTTCAATCGCCTCAGCTACTTGACGGCCAGCGAAATTGTTAAG TATccgaagaagaagcagcgtGTGCGCATTATCGAGTATTGGATCGAGACGGCACGGGAATGCTTCAACATTGGCAATTTCAACAGTCTGATGGCCATAATAGCTGGTCTGAATCTAGCTCCCATTGGCAGACTTAAAAAGACG TGGTCTAAAGTGCAATCGGCAAAATTCTCTGTGCTGGAACATCAAATGGATCCAACATCGAATTTTAATAGTTATCGCTCGACGCTTAAAGCTGCCATGTGGCGCTCCGAGGGCGCTACAGAGGAACGCGAACGCATAATCATTccattttttagtttatttgttAAGGATTTATATTTTCTGAACGAAGGCTGCTCGAATCG TTTGCCAAACAATCATATCAACTTTGAGAAATGCTCACAACTCGCCAAACAAGTCATGGAATTCAATGAATGGAAGAAGGTCACCTGTCCATTTGAGAAATTGCCGAATGTAATTGCCTACCTGCAGCATAGTGCGGTGCTCAATGAGAACACACTCTCGATTGCATCCTTTGAGTGTGAGCCGCCCGAGAATACCGAGGAGAAGGATCGCTATAAAACTGTGAAAGCCGAAACGAAGCAACAATTGATGCAGCAAttgcaagaacaacaacaacaacaacaacatcagtaA
- the l(3)04053 gene encoding pneumococcal serine-rich repeat protein — MANGNGNNINTDDAAAAAAAAAATATAQEQQHLTGDGSGACGDVKLPASARASNVNDLVADLWLNGSASSSSRGDYTNIRATTGAAAATASAANATATTSATLSSNVGSSTSTSTFSFKHFLNSSGTIIAPSSTVTSLDPAVGPSSNSAGGCSNSNTSVTAPATSTSLQTSTGARPKVPQSASVSHMQPDLNGSAASKMKRSPRFSSFDSQASLAEYAACSGGTGTGGSSSSGTRLRPDLRLEVERSGVMLDCDDDYDHVGLAQVRNSRLYDERADDDIFPSAASNLHASASSSRYVPRSYSSYDMPPQAACAAASPRRRAALRPNRLVLASAAKMKLDLPLDASNVAGAASALPDFVQDHLPDAWCQEAHLSSPPNSPLGAAEAPSCSGAMGGGSLLLPAAVAAGLPSVSTLSAPGGEAAGSTGKMLPDFLSDGPILHSSQRLADVAIGLPSNSIDSPPQEADAGTSTLRQENERLQRELQETRVELNVQTRRAQEFEQQLLALADARRRETLAATAQIQTTQRLRRQVAQLEAELFELRGSTDPVSGGAAAAAAAGGASVMTPGSSHSSSSNTSRPSRTHQLSRDLLRAADNAEQNLRQLLAGVDNLRQMAASLEQPTAPAATPRSPNSDSYTDFN, encoded by the exons ATGGCCAATGGCAATGGGAACAATATCAATACGgacgatgctgctgctgctgctgcggcggcggctgcaacggcaacagcacaagagcaacagcacCTGACCGGCGACGGCAGTGGAGCCTGCGGCGATGTTAAGCTGCCGGCAAGCGCGCGCGCTAGCAACGTCAATGATTTGGTCGCAGACTTGTGGCTCAATGGCAgcgcgagcagcagcagtcgcggCGACTACACAAATATCCGGGCCACAactggcgcagcagcagcaacagcgagcGCAGCGAacgcaacggcaacaacaagtgcGACGCTCAGTTCGAATGTTGGCTCTTCCACCTCCACATCTACGTTTTCCTTTAAGCACTTTCTCAATAGCAGCGGCACAATAATAGCGCCAAGCAGCACAGTAACATCCCTGGATCCAGCGGTCGGCCCGAGCAGCAACAGTGCCGgcggctgcagcaacagcaacacaagtGTTACGGCGCCGGCAACGTCAACGTCGCTGCAAACGTCGACGGGCGCAAGGCCGAAAGTGCCGCAATCGGCGTCAGTTAGCCACATGCAGCCGGATTTGAATGGCAGCGCCGCCTCCAAAATGAAACGTTCGCCGCGTTTCAGTTCCTTTGACTCGCAGGCGAGTCTGGCCGAGTATGCGGCATGTAGCGGCGGCACAGGCACCGGCGGCAGCTCCAGTTCCGGCACTCGACTACGGCCGGATCTGCGTCTCGAGGTGGAACGCAGTGGTGTTATGTTGGACTGTGACGACGACTACGATCATGTGGGCCTGGCCCAAGTTCGAAACAGTCGCCTCTACGATGAGCGTGCCGATGATG ACATATTTCCGTCGGCAGCCTCGAATTTGCATGCATCGGCAAGCAGCTCGCGTTACGTGCCGCGCTCCTATTCCAGCTATGATATGCCGCCGCAGGCTGCTTGCGCCGCAGCATCGCCCCGTCGTCGCGCTGCGCTGCGTCCGAACCGATTGGTTCTGGCTTCGGCTGCCAAAATGAAGCTCGATCTGCCGCTGGACGCGTCAAACGTGGCTGGCGCCGCATCGGCTCTGCCAGACTTTGTGCAGGATCATTTGCCGGACGCCTGGTGCCAGGAGGCGCATCTCAGTTCGCCGCCCAATTCGCCACTGGGCGCTGCGGAGGCGCCCAGCTGCAGCGGTGCTATGGGCGGCGGATCCCTGCTATTGCCAGCCGCCGTGGCCGCTGGCCTACCCAGCGTCTCGACGCTGTCAGCGCCTGGCGGCGAGGCAGCTGGCTCGACGGGTAAAATGCTGCCCGATTTTCTGTCCGACGGCCCCATCCTGCACTCGTCCCAGCGTCTGGCAGATGTGGCTATTGGGTTGCCCTCGAATTCCATAGACTCGCCGCCGCAGGAGGCCGATGCAGGCACGTCCACGCTGCGCCAGGAGAACGAGCGACTGCAACGCGAGCTGCAGGAGACCCGTGTCGAGCTGAATGTTCAAACGCGTCGCGCACAGGAgttcgagcagcagctgctggcactGGCCGATGCGCGACGGCGCGAAACACTGGCAGCCACGGCCCAGATACAAACTACGCAACGTCTGCGACGTCAAGTGGCACAGCTGGAG GCGGAGCTTTTTGAGCTGCGCGGCAGCACTGATCCGGTGTCGGGTggtgcagcagccgcagccgcagccggtGGGGCTTCGGTAATGACGCcgggcagcagccacagcagcagcagcaacacatcGCGTCCGTCCAGAACGCATCAATTGTCGCGCGATTTGCTGCGCGCCGCCGACAATGCAGAGCAGAATTTGAG GCAATTACTGGCAGGCGTGGATAATCTACGCCAAATGGCTGCCAGCCTGGAACAGCCAACGGCGCCAGCGGCCACGCCCCGTAGCCCCAACTCGGACTCGTACACCGACTTTAATTAG
- the LOC6622852 gene encoding alanine--glyoxylate aminotransferase 2, mitochondrial isoform X2, which translates to MMSKRLLAQTTRKLIRTSSTLHSKAAPAVMSQPQIEMPECEHRPAAYNGPSYEQILETRKNHLTPNLVAHFKKPLVIHAGHMQWLYDHEGRRYLDMFGGIVTVSVGHCHPKVNQALSEQISKLWHTTNIYMHPKIHEYAERLAAKFPGNLKAVCFVNSGSEANDLAMLMARLHTGNQDILTFRNAYHGMSPYTMGLTAHSTWRYPLPGVNNGILHVMNPDPYQGIWGGSACRDSPVQTTRSCSCAPDNCQAGTNYYNELEQTFKYSLPRGKVAAMFAESIQGVGGTVQFPKGYLKRAAALVRANGGLFVADEVQTGFGRTGDHFWGFEAHDYTPDIVTMAKGIGNGFPLAAVVTTPEIAASLGMALHFNTYGGNPMASAVGMAVLDVIEEEQLQLNSLEVGNYFLKCLEELQQRFELIGDVRGKGLMIGVELVNDRETRAPLAAPHVLDIWETCKDMGVLFGRGGLNGNVLSFRPPLCLSYEDVEFALHILETVFVEHMNKRPRSWRTITTRNRGTH; encoded by the exons ATGATGTCAAAGAGATTATTGG CTCAGACAACACGCAAGCTGATCCGCACCAGCTCCACATTGCACTCGAAGGCGGCGCCGGCGGTCATGTCGCAGCCACAGATCGAGATGCCCGAATGTGAGCATCGTCCGGCGGCGTACAATGGGCCCAGCTACGAGCAAATTCTGGAAACGCGCAAGAACCATCTGACGCCCAATTTGGTGGCACACTTCAAGAAGCCGCTGGTCATTCACGCGGGCCACATGCAGTGGCTGTACGATCACGAGGGTCGTCGCTATCTGGACATGTTCGGCGGCATTGTTACCGTCTCCGTGGGCCACTGTCATCC CAAAGTAAACCAGGCGCTGAGTGAGCAAATCTCCAAGCTGTGGCACACGACCAACATTTATATGCATCCCAAGATTCACGAGTATGCCGAGCGTTTGGCAGCCAAGTTTCCGGGCAATCTGAAGGCCGTGTGCTTTGTCAATTCCGGCTCGGAGGCCAATGATCTGGCCATGCTAATGGCACGTCTTCATACCGGCAACCAGGATATATTAACCTTCCGCAATGCCTACCATGGCATGTCGCCCTACACAATGGGTCTGACGGCACACTCCACGTGGCGATATCCGCTGCCGGGTGTGAACAATGGCATCCTGCATGTCATGAATCCGGATCCGTATCAGGGCATCTGGGGCGGCTCGGCTTGTCGGGATTCGCCCGTGCAGACAACGcgcagctgcagttgcgcGCCAGACAATTGCCAGGCGGGCACGAATTACTACAATGAGCTGGAGCAGACGTTCAAGTACTCGCTGCCCCGCGGCAAGGTGGCCGCCATGTTCGCCGAGTCCATTCAGGGCGTCGGCGGCACAGTGCAGTTCCCCAAGGGTTACCTGAAGCGAGCGGCAGCGCTGGTTCGTGCCAATGGCGGACTCTTTGTGGCGGACGAGGTGCAAACAGGCTTTGGCCGCACGGGTGACCATTTCTGGGGCTTCGAGGCGCACGACTACACACCGGACATTGTTACCATGGCCAAGGGCATTGGCAACGGCTTCCCGCTGGCTGCAGTCGTCACCACGCCCGAGATCGCCGCCTCGCTGGGCATGGCATTGCACTTCAATACCTATGGCGGTAATCCCATGGCCAGCGCCGTGGGCATGGCCGTGTTGGACGTCATCgaggaggagcagctgcagctcaacTCCCTGGAGGTGGGCAACTATTTCCTCAAGTGCTTGGAGGAACTCCAACAGCGCTTCGAGCTGATCGGCGATGTGCGCGGCAAGGGACTGATGATTGGCGTCGAGCTGGTCAACGATCGGGAGACACGTGCGCCTCTGGCTGCGCCTCATGTGCTGGACATCTGGGAGACGTGCAAGGATATGGGTGTGCTTTTTGGTCGCGGTGGTCTCAATGGCAAT gTGCTCAGCTTTAGGCCGCCCCTGTGCCTCAGTTACGAGGATGTGGAATtcgctttgcatattttagaAACAGTTTTCGTGGAGCACATGAACAAAAGGCCACGCAGCTGGAGAACAATAACAACCAGAAATCGTGGCACTCactga
- the LOC6622852 gene encoding alanine--glyoxylate aminotransferase 2, mitochondrial isoform X1, with translation MMSKRLLAAQTTRKLIRTSSTLHSKAAPAVMSQPQIEMPECEHRPAAYNGPSYEQILETRKNHLTPNLVAHFKKPLVIHAGHMQWLYDHEGRRYLDMFGGIVTVSVGHCHPKVNQALSEQISKLWHTTNIYMHPKIHEYAERLAAKFPGNLKAVCFVNSGSEANDLAMLMARLHTGNQDILTFRNAYHGMSPYTMGLTAHSTWRYPLPGVNNGILHVMNPDPYQGIWGGSACRDSPVQTTRSCSCAPDNCQAGTNYYNELEQTFKYSLPRGKVAAMFAESIQGVGGTVQFPKGYLKRAAALVRANGGLFVADEVQTGFGRTGDHFWGFEAHDYTPDIVTMAKGIGNGFPLAAVVTTPEIAASLGMALHFNTYGGNPMASAVGMAVLDVIEEEQLQLNSLEVGNYFLKCLEELQQRFELIGDVRGKGLMIGVELVNDRETRAPLAAPHVLDIWETCKDMGVLFGRGGLNGNVLSFRPPLCLSYEDVEFALHILETVFVEHMNKRPRSWRTITTRNRGTH, from the exons ATGATGTCAAAGAGATTATTGG CAGCTCAGACAACACGCAAGCTGATCCGCACCAGCTCCACATTGCACTCGAAGGCGGCGCCGGCGGTCATGTCGCAGCCACAGATCGAGATGCCCGAATGTGAGCATCGTCCGGCGGCGTACAATGGGCCCAGCTACGAGCAAATTCTGGAAACGCGCAAGAACCATCTGACGCCCAATTTGGTGGCACACTTCAAGAAGCCGCTGGTCATTCACGCGGGCCACATGCAGTGGCTGTACGATCACGAGGGTCGTCGCTATCTGGACATGTTCGGCGGCATTGTTACCGTCTCCGTGGGCCACTGTCATCC CAAAGTAAACCAGGCGCTGAGTGAGCAAATCTCCAAGCTGTGGCACACGACCAACATTTATATGCATCCCAAGATTCACGAGTATGCCGAGCGTTTGGCAGCCAAGTTTCCGGGCAATCTGAAGGCCGTGTGCTTTGTCAATTCCGGCTCGGAGGCCAATGATCTGGCCATGCTAATGGCACGTCTTCATACCGGCAACCAGGATATATTAACCTTCCGCAATGCCTACCATGGCATGTCGCCCTACACAATGGGTCTGACGGCACACTCCACGTGGCGATATCCGCTGCCGGGTGTGAACAATGGCATCCTGCATGTCATGAATCCGGATCCGTATCAGGGCATCTGGGGCGGCTCGGCTTGTCGGGATTCGCCCGTGCAGACAACGcgcagctgcagttgcgcGCCAGACAATTGCCAGGCGGGCACGAATTACTACAATGAGCTGGAGCAGACGTTCAAGTACTCGCTGCCCCGCGGCAAGGTGGCCGCCATGTTCGCCGAGTCCATTCAGGGCGTCGGCGGCACAGTGCAGTTCCCCAAGGGTTACCTGAAGCGAGCGGCAGCGCTGGTTCGTGCCAATGGCGGACTCTTTGTGGCGGACGAGGTGCAAACAGGCTTTGGCCGCACGGGTGACCATTTCTGGGGCTTCGAGGCGCACGACTACACACCGGACATTGTTACCATGGCCAAGGGCATTGGCAACGGCTTCCCGCTGGCTGCAGTCGTCACCACGCCCGAGATCGCCGCCTCGCTGGGCATGGCATTGCACTTCAATACCTATGGCGGTAATCCCATGGCCAGCGCCGTGGGCATGGCCGTGTTGGACGTCATCgaggaggagcagctgcagctcaacTCCCTGGAGGTGGGCAACTATTTCCTCAAGTGCTTGGAGGAACTCCAACAGCGCTTCGAGCTGATCGGCGATGTGCGCGGCAAGGGACTGATGATTGGCGTCGAGCTGGTCAACGATCGGGAGACACGTGCGCCTCTGGCTGCGCCTCATGTGCTGGACATCTGGGAGACGTGCAAGGATATGGGTGTGCTTTTTGGTCGCGGTGGTCTCAATGGCAAT gTGCTCAGCTTTAGGCCGCCCCTGTGCCTCAGTTACGAGGATGTGGAATtcgctttgcatattttagaAACAGTTTTCGTGGAGCACATGAACAAAAGGCCACGCAGCTGGAGAACAATAACAACCAGAAATCGTGGCACTCactga
- the LOC6622852 gene encoding alanine--glyoxylate aminotransferase 2, mitochondrial isoform X3, which translates to MMSKRLLAAQTTRKLIRTSSTLHSKAAPAVMSQPQIEMPECEHRPAAYNGPSYEQILETRKNHLTPNLVAHFKKPLVIHAGHMQWLYDHEGRRYLDMFGGIVTVSVGHCHPKVNQALSEQISKLWHTTNIYMHPKIHEYAERLAAKFPGNLKAVCFVNSGSEANDLAMLMARLHTGNQDILTFRNAYHGMSPYTMGLTAHSTWRYPLPGVNNGILHVMNPDPYQGIWGGSACRDSPVQTTRSCSCAPDNCQAGTNYYNELEQTFKYSLPRGKVAAMFAESIQGVGGTVQFPKGYLKRAAALVRANGGLFVADEVQTGFGRTGDHFWGFEAHDYTPDIVTMAKGIGNGFPLAAVVTTPEIAASLGMALHFNTYGGNPMASAVGMAVLDVIEEEQLQLNSLEVGNYFLKCLEELQQRFELIGDVRGKGLMIGVELVNDRETRAPLAAPHVLDIWETCKDMGVLFGRGGLNGNVLRIKPPMCINRTDVRFAVDVLGRAIADTLAKQK; encoded by the exons ATGATGTCAAAGAGATTATTGG CAGCTCAGACAACACGCAAGCTGATCCGCACCAGCTCCACATTGCACTCGAAGGCGGCGCCGGCGGTCATGTCGCAGCCACAGATCGAGATGCCCGAATGTGAGCATCGTCCGGCGGCGTACAATGGGCCCAGCTACGAGCAAATTCTGGAAACGCGCAAGAACCATCTGACGCCCAATTTGGTGGCACACTTCAAGAAGCCGCTGGTCATTCACGCGGGCCACATGCAGTGGCTGTACGATCACGAGGGTCGTCGCTATCTGGACATGTTCGGCGGCATTGTTACCGTCTCCGTGGGCCACTGTCATCC CAAAGTAAACCAGGCGCTGAGTGAGCAAATCTCCAAGCTGTGGCACACGACCAACATTTATATGCATCCCAAGATTCACGAGTATGCCGAGCGTTTGGCAGCCAAGTTTCCGGGCAATCTGAAGGCCGTGTGCTTTGTCAATTCCGGCTCGGAGGCCAATGATCTGGCCATGCTAATGGCACGTCTTCATACCGGCAACCAGGATATATTAACCTTCCGCAATGCCTACCATGGCATGTCGCCCTACACAATGGGTCTGACGGCACACTCCACGTGGCGATATCCGCTGCCGGGTGTGAACAATGGCATCCTGCATGTCATGAATCCGGATCCGTATCAGGGCATCTGGGGCGGCTCGGCTTGTCGGGATTCGCCCGTGCAGACAACGcgcagctgcagttgcgcGCCAGACAATTGCCAGGCGGGCACGAATTACTACAATGAGCTGGAGCAGACGTTCAAGTACTCGCTGCCCCGCGGCAAGGTGGCCGCCATGTTCGCCGAGTCCATTCAGGGCGTCGGCGGCACAGTGCAGTTCCCCAAGGGTTACCTGAAGCGAGCGGCAGCGCTGGTTCGTGCCAATGGCGGACTCTTTGTGGCGGACGAGGTGCAAACAGGCTTTGGCCGCACGGGTGACCATTTCTGGGGCTTCGAGGCGCACGACTACACACCGGACATTGTTACCATGGCCAAGGGCATTGGCAACGGCTTCCCGCTGGCTGCAGTCGTCACCACGCCCGAGATCGCCGCCTCGCTGGGCATGGCATTGCACTTCAATACCTATGGCGGTAATCCCATGGCCAGCGCCGTGGGCATGGCCGTGTTGGACGTCATCgaggaggagcagctgcagctcaacTCCCTGGAGGTGGGCAACTATTTCCTCAAGTGCTTGGAGGAACTCCAACAGCGCTTCGAGCTGATCGGCGATGTGCGCGGCAAGGGACTGATGATTGGCGTCGAGCTGGTCAACGATCGGGAGACACGTGCGCCTCTGGCTGCGCCTCATGTGCTGGACATCTGGGAGACGTGCAAGGATATGGGTGTGCTTTTTGGTCGCGGTGGTCTCAATGGCAAT GTGCTGCGCATAAAGCCGCCCATGTGCATTAACCGCACCGATGTCAGGTTCGCCGTGGATGTTCTCGGCCGAGCCATAGCGGACACATTGGCCAAGCAGAAATAG
- the LOC6622866 gene encoding transmembrane protein 64, which yields MSAPTTTLALSTDYSSSSSSNNNNNNNNINCTKNNTFRYANNINMHMHKYKKIIMDDSMVHIGSASSSCSSLASPQLIKSNSYSGTSTRYPLDANGSCCDMDASECNQASAADGNSCAEIANEESGELDAFLINPASSASNRRYQNRSSCTNCLRRNSCWLRAHAFIMRNWYLSYLVPIGLLGIIVIAGYLTRNYAKELLFWIETQNRWLIFVIFMALFTLVSFPIVVGYLVLLITAGYLFGCWRGWLTVLLGANVGIAIAHATIRSCRHRIAVHKLIKNETGRAILRVISGPKAFRVVLFTRLTPIPFGLQNVIFGISSIKARDYHLATFLGLLPAQTINVYLGSTLRSMHEVLNDHNTKLTGYISFVIEVICGLALMFWVVHKARKELSETLLSSDYINDGKPIDIQV from the exons ATGAGCGCCCCCACAACAACACTGGCACTGAGCACCgactacagcagcagcagcagcagcaacaacaacaacaacaacaacaacattaactgtacaaaaaataacacattCAGATATGCAAACAACATtaacatgcacatgcacaaatacaaaaaaatcattATGGATGATTCCATGGTACACATCGGCTCAGCCTCTAGCTCCTGCTCATCCCTGGCCTCGCCACAGCTGATCAAGAGCAACAGCTATAGCGGCACAAGCACGCGTTACCCCCTCGATGCCAACGGTAGCTGTTGTGACATGGACGCCAGCGAGTGCAACCAAGCATCAGCTGCCGACGGCAACAGCTGTGCAGAGATTGCGAATGAGGAGAGCGGCGAATTGGATGCGTTTCTTATAAATCCCGCCAGCAGCGCTAGCAATCGACGCTATCAGAATCGCTCCTCCTGCACCAACTGCTTGCGTCGCAACTCCTGCTGGCTGCGCGCGCACGCCTTTATCATGCGCAACTGGTATCTCAGCTATTTGGTGCCCATTGGGCTGCTGGGCATTATTGTCATTGCCGGCTATCTAACGCGCAACTATGCCAAGGAGCTGCTCTTCTGGATCGAGACACAGAATCGCTGGCTAATCTTCGTCATCTTTATGGCGCTCTTTACACTCGTCAGCTTTCCCATTGTCGTCGGCTACCTTGTGCTGCTAATAACTGCTGGTTACCTGTTCGGCTGCTGGAGAGGCTGGCTAACGGTATTGCTCGGCGCCAACGTGGGCATAGCCATCGCCCATGCGACCATACGCAGCTGCCGGCATCGCATAGCCGTGCACAA ACTGATCAAAAACGAGACTGGACGAGCTATACTGCGCGTTATATCTGGACCCAAGGCGTTTCGGGTGGTGCTCTTCACGCGTCTAACGCCCATACCATTCGGATTGCAGAATGTCATCTTTGGT ATCAGTTCGATTAAGGCGCGGGACTATCATCTGGCCACATTTCTGGGCCTGTTGCCTGCCCAAACCATAAATGTTTACCTCGGCTCCACGCTGCGCTCCATGCACGAGGTGCTCAATGATCACAATACCAAATTGACGGGCTACATTAGCTTCGTGATCGAG GTAATTTGTGGTCTCGCGCTGATGTTTTGGGTGGTGCACAAGGCGCGCAAGGAGCTGTCCGAAACGTTGCTCTCGTCGGACTACATCAATGATGGCAAACCCATTGATATACAGGTCTAG